Proteins encoded in a region of the Geobacillus genomosp. 3 genome:
- a CDS encoding ABC transporter ATP-binding protein has protein sequence MIRVSHLHKSFRVHRREAGWLEAVRHLWRRDYRMVEAVKDVSFTIEKGEIVGFLGPNGAGKTTTMKMLAGLLHPTSGEITVGGFVPFEQKPEFKKMMSLVMGQKSQLIWDIPPMETFLVNKAIYDIDDRSFRQTLEELTELLDLAPLLDKPTRSLSLGQRMRCELAAALLHRPHVLFLDEPTIGLDVHTQENVRRFIVDYNREHETTILLTSHYMGDVAALCDRVMIINYGRLIYDGELAVLTEKLAPYKRLEVRFSRLPDIDWNEYGEVAEIEEGTVVLRVARGTAAETAARLLERFDVRDINIEDPPLEEVIARAFWEEHV, from the coding sequence GTGATCCGTGTCAGCCATTTGCATAAATCGTTCCGCGTTCATCGCCGCGAGGCTGGATGGCTCGAGGCGGTGCGGCATTTATGGCGCCGCGACTACCGGATGGTTGAGGCGGTGAAAGATGTTTCATTTACGATTGAAAAAGGGGAGATCGTCGGCTTTTTAGGCCCGAACGGGGCGGGGAAGACGACAACAATGAAAATGTTGGCCGGCCTTTTGCACCCGACATCAGGGGAGATTACAGTCGGCGGATTTGTGCCGTTTGAACAAAAGCCGGAGTTTAAAAAGATGATGAGCTTGGTGATGGGGCAAAAAAGCCAGCTCATTTGGGACATCCCGCCGATGGAGACGTTTTTGGTCAATAAAGCCATTTATGACATCGATGATCGGTCATTTCGCCAGACGCTTGAGGAATTGACGGAACTGCTCGACTTGGCCCCGCTTCTTGACAAGCCGACGCGCAGTCTGTCGCTTGGCCAGCGGATGCGCTGCGAGCTGGCGGCGGCGCTGTTGCATCGGCCGCACGTGTTGTTTTTGGACGAACCGACGATCGGGCTGGACGTTCATACACAAGAAAACGTGCGCCGCTTTATCGTGGACTACAATCGCGAGCATGAGACGACGATTTTGTTGACGTCGCACTATATGGGCGATGTCGCCGCGCTTTGCGACCGGGTGATGATCATTAACTACGGGCGGTTGATTTACGATGGGGAGCTCGCGGTGCTGACGGAGAAGCTGGCGCCGTACAAACGGCTTGAGGTTCGGTTTTCGCGGCTGCCGGATATTGATTGGAATGAGTATGGCGAAGTGGCGGAAATCGAAGAAGGGACGGTTGTGCTCCGGGTGGCGCGCGGGACGGCGGCGGAGACGGCGGCGCGGTTGTTGGAGCGGTTTGACGTCCGCGATATCAACATCGAAGATCCGCCGCTTGAAGAAGTGATTGCGCGCGCGTTTTGGGAGGAGCACGTATGA
- a CDS encoding ABC transporter permease, which yields MIRKYIALLRMKYIEMLAYRLATFVWMTGAVTQPLITMFVWMNIHPEESESFLFYFMAVIFVERMTSAWDVWELDREIREGTFSNLLLRPLHPIHWAIAENIVYKWLFAVVLVPVWLVGAVFWPALRPHMTGGQAALFLAAVVLGAALRFLLSYSCGLLAFWVTKVAAVYGVIDVMSLFLSGRIAPLEFLPPTLREWSEWLPFRYMISFPIEIATGAAGGGEMMRGFAIAAGWMVVFVAGLQQLWKAGMRKNQAVGG from the coding sequence ATGATTCGCAAATATATCGCCCTATTGCGGATGAAATATATCGAAATGCTGGCGTATCGGCTGGCGACGTTCGTTTGGATGACGGGGGCGGTCACGCAGCCGCTCATTACGATGTTTGTCTGGATGAACATTCATCCGGAAGAGAGCGAGTCGTTTCTATTCTATTTTATGGCGGTCATATTCGTCGAGCGGATGACGAGCGCGTGGGACGTGTGGGAATTGGACCGTGAAATTCGCGAAGGGACGTTTTCGAACTTGTTGCTGCGGCCGCTTCATCCGATCCATTGGGCGATTGCGGAAAACATCGTGTACAAATGGCTGTTTGCCGTCGTTTTAGTGCCGGTTTGGCTGGTGGGGGCGGTGTTTTGGCCCGCGCTTCGCCCGCACATGACGGGAGGTCAGGCGGCGTTGTTTTTGGCAGCGGTCGTATTGGGAGCGGCGCTCCGGTTTTTGCTGAGCTACTCATGCGGGCTGCTCGCGTTTTGGGTGACGAAGGTGGCGGCGGTGTACGGGGTGATCGATGTGATGTCGCTGTTTTTGTCAGGGCGAATCGCGCCGCTTGAGTTTTTGCCGCCGACGCTTCGCGAATGGAGCGAGTGGCTGCCGTTTCGCTATATGATCAGTTTCCCGATTGAAATCGCCACCGGGGCGGCAGGCGGCGGAGAAATGATGCGCGGTTTTGCGATTGCGGCCGGGTGGATGGTCGTGTTTGTCGCAGGGTTGCAGCAGCTTTGGAAAGCGGGAATGCGAAAAAACCAAGCGGTAGGTGGGTGA
- a CDS encoding ABC transporter permease yields the protein MRRYGRVFREFFRACLVEELEYRSEFFGNVIASFFGVGIALLTVHIFFYQTDRLGGWTYGEVLVLLGVFNTLRGLIDFALRPNMPRLLEHVRRGTLDYVLTKPVDSMFYVSFRHLVFWRLIDVALGLGIIGYGLYAERYVPSAADVLMFLIVMVASLLLIYSLWVMLMTTSFWVVRIDDLSFIFDSFFDTARFPGSMYRGAVRWVITYILPAVLITNTPALALLGKWSIPTALIALAVAVLFVWLARRFWRFALRFYTGAGG from the coding sequence ATGCGGCGGTATGGACGAGTGTTCCGCGAGTTTTTCCGCGCCTGTTTGGTCGAGGAACTCGAGTATCGAAGCGAATTTTTCGGCAATGTGATCGCCAGCTTTTTTGGCGTTGGCATCGCCCTGCTTACGGTCCATATCTTTTTTTATCAGACGGATCGCCTAGGCGGCTGGACGTATGGGGAAGTGCTGGTGTTGCTCGGCGTCTTCAATACGTTGCGCGGGCTCATCGATTTTGCGCTCCGCCCGAACATGCCGCGGCTGCTTGAGCACGTCCGGCGCGGCACGCTCGATTACGTGTTGACGAAGCCGGTCGACAGCATGTTTTACGTCAGCTTCCGCCATCTTGTTTTTTGGCGGCTCATCGATGTCGCGCTCGGCCTCGGCATCATCGGTTATGGCTTGTATGCCGAGCGCTACGTTCCGTCGGCGGCGGACGTGCTGATGTTTTTGATCGTGATGGTTGCTTCGCTTTTGCTTATTTATTCGTTATGGGTGATGCTTATGACGACGTCGTTTTGGGTTGTGCGCATTGATGATTTGTCGTTTATTTTCGACTCGTTTTTTGACACGGCCCGCTTCCCCGGCAGCATGTATCGCGGTGCAGTGCGATGGGTGATTACATACATCCTGCCGGCGGTGTTGATCACGAATACGCCCGCGCTCGCGCTGCTTGGAAAATGGAGCATTCCGACAGCCCTCATCGCGTTGGCGGTCGCCGTTTTGTTTGTATGGCTCGCCCGCCGCTTTTGGCGCTTTGCCTTGCGCTTTTACACGGGGGCGGGCGGATGA
- a CDS encoding MerR family transcriptional regulator, whose amino-acid sequence MRYFTISELAQEFDVSTRTIRYYEERGLLSPIRTESGQRLYPKKERAKLKLILRGKRFGFSLEEIHDMIALFDEDRTGRKQLEKTIEYGRRKLKEVSERIDDLLQLKAEMEALLFDGVGRNGKSVCCFEPTA is encoded by the coding sequence ATGCGTTATTTCACCATTTCCGAACTGGCGCAGGAGTTTGATGTGAGCACCCGGACGATCCGCTACTATGAAGAGCGCGGCTTGCTTTCCCCGATTCGGACCGAGTCGGGGCAGCGGCTGTATCCAAAAAAGGAGCGGGCGAAACTGAAGCTTATTTTGCGCGGCAAACGGTTCGGCTTTTCGCTTGAGGAAATTCATGACATGATTGCGCTGTTTGATGAGGACCGCACCGGGAGGAAGCAGTTGGAAAAAACGATCGAATACGGGCGGCGGAAACTAAAGGAGGTGAGCGAGCGGATTGACGATTTGCTGCAGCTGAAGGCGGAGATGGAAGCGCTGCTTTTTGACGGAGTGGGGCGAAACGGCAAAAGCGTTTGTTGTTTTGAGCCAACCGCTTGA
- a CDS encoding RNA-guided endonuclease InsQ/TnpB family protein, whose translation MANKAYQFRLYPTKEQEQLLAKTFGCVRFVYNKMLEERIQLFEKFKDDKESLKQQKFPTPAKYKKEFPWLKEVDSLALANAQLNLQKAFQNFFSGRAGFPKFKNRKAKQSYTTNVVNGNMKLSDGYIKLPKLKWIKLRQHREIPAHHIIKSCTITKTKTGKYYISILTEYEHQPAPKEVQTVVGLDFSMSTLYVDSEGKRANYPRFYRKALEKLAKEQRKLSRKKKGSNRWHKQRLKVAKLHEKMANQRKDFLHKESHKLAKLYDCVVIEDLNMKGMSQALHFGQSVHDNGWGMFTSFLQYKLAEQGKKLIKIDKWFPSSKTCSCCGKVRKSLSLSERTFRCECGFESDRDVNAAINIKQEGMKRLAIV comes from the coding sequence ATGGCCAACAAAGCCTATCAGTTCCGTCTATACCCAACAAAAGAACAAGAACAACTGCTCGCCAAAACCTTCGGTTGTGTCCGTTTCGTGTATAACAAAATGCTTGAAGAGCGCATACAACTGTTTGAAAAGTTCAAGGACGATAAAGAATCCTTGAAACAGCAAAAATTTCCGACCCCTGCCAAGTACAAAAAGGAGTTTCCTTGGCTAAAAGAAGTGGATAGCCTTGCGCTGGCAAACGCCCAATTGAATTTGCAAAAAGCGTTTCAAAACTTCTTTTCTGGCCGCGCTGGATTTCCAAAGTTCAAAAACCGCAAGGCGAAACAGTCGTACACCACAAATGTGGTGAATGGCAACATGAAGCTTTCAGATGGCTATATCAAGTTGCCCAAACTGAAATGGATCAAGCTCAGGCAACACCGGGAGATTCCTGCCCACCATATCATCAAGTCTTGTACGATCACGAAAACAAAAACAGGAAAATACTATATTTCGATTCTCACAGAGTACGAACATCAACCGGCACCAAAAGAAGTACAAACGGTTGTTGGGCTTGACTTTTCCATGAGTACGCTGTATGTCGATAGCGAGGGGAAGAGAGCCAATTATCCTCGATTCTATCGCAAAGCATTGGAAAAATTAGCGAAAGAACAGCGTAAATTGTCTCGTAAAAAGAAAGGCTCGAATCGTTGGCATAAACAGCGTCTGAAAGTAGCGAAGCTGCATGAGAAAATGGCCAACCAGCGCAAGGACTTTCTGCATAAGGAGTCGCACAAATTAGCGAAACTTTATGATTGCGTGGTCATCGAAGACCTCAACATGAAGGGAATGTCCCAAGCCCTCCATTTCGGTCAAAGCGTTCATGACAATGGCTGGGGCATGTTCACCTCTTTCCTTCAGTACAAGTTGGCCGAACAGGGGAAGAAGCTGATCAAAATCGACAAATGGTTTCCATCATCGAAAACTTGTTCGTGCTGCGGCAAAGTGAGGAAGTCTCTATCGCTTTCTGAGCGTACATTCCGCTGTGAATGTGGATTCGAGAGCGACAGGGACGTCAATGCGGCCATCAATATCAAACAGGAGGGCATGAAACGATTAGCGATAGTCTAA
- a CDS encoding IS110 family transposase codes for MDVLYHRCAGLDVQAKTIVVCALWGEEDHIQKEIETFSMFTKDLFRLLKWLEDREITHLAMESTGVYWKPVFNILEDYFDITLANAQRIKNVPGRKTDVSDAEWIAKLLRYGLIEKSFVPPAPIRELRDLTRLRKKWVGQLIAEKNRIHKVLECSNIKLGTVISDIFGVSGRKLLTRLMEQGYIEEADIDACLHGRMKGKKQQIQESLFGTLTEHELFMIRQSWKHIEYLESLIQEMDQRIDHLLQPYQQEVDLLMTIPGVKKETAAVIIAEIGVDMGQFPTPQRLASWAGVAPGNHESAGKRKSTRTVKGNPHIKSALCEAAWALSRCRNQPLAAKFWSLAARRGKKKALVAIAHRMLVTIYCMLSRKEPFWGPQVS; via the coding sequence ATGGATGTGCTTTATCATCGTTGCGCAGGTTTAGATGTTCAGGCCAAAACGATTGTCGTTTGTGCGCTTTGGGGAGAAGAAGACCACATTCAAAAGGAGATCGAAACGTTTTCGATGTTTACCAAAGACTTGTTTCGCCTCCTGAAATGGCTCGAGGATCGAGAAATCACTCATCTAGCGATGGAGAGTACGGGGGTTTACTGGAAACCGGTCTTTAACATTTTAGAGGACTACTTTGACATTACCTTGGCCAACGCTCAGCGAATCAAGAATGTCCCAGGGAGAAAAACGGATGTATCCGATGCGGAATGGATCGCTAAATTATTGCGTTATGGACTGATTGAAAAGAGTTTTGTGCCACCCGCGCCAATTCGAGAATTGCGGGACTTGACCCGTTTACGCAAAAAGTGGGTGGGTCAATTGATTGCGGAAAAAAACCGAATTCATAAAGTGTTGGAGTGTTCCAATATCAAGCTGGGTACGGTGATTTCCGACATCTTCGGAGTATCGGGCCGAAAACTCTTGACCCGTTTAATGGAACAGGGGTACATCGAAGAAGCCGATATCGACGCTTGCCTTCACGGAAGAATGAAAGGGAAAAAGCAACAAATTCAGGAATCGCTCTTTGGGACATTAACCGAACATGAGTTGTTCATGATTCGCCAATCGTGGAAGCACATCGAGTATTTGGAAAGCTTGATTCAGGAGATGGACCAACGCATCGACCATCTCTTACAACCGTATCAACAGGAAGTGGATCTTCTGATGACGATTCCTGGAGTGAAAAAGGAAACCGCCGCCGTCATCATTGCCGAAATCGGAGTGGATATGGGACAGTTCCCGACACCGCAGCGCCTCGCTTCTTGGGCTGGGGTGGCCCCGGGAAATCACGAAAGCGCTGGAAAACGCAAAAGTACACGAACGGTAAAGGGTAATCCTCATATTAAATCCGCGTTATGCGAGGCGGCATGGGCGTTATCCCGATGCAGGAATCAACCGTTGGCGGCGAAATTTTGGTCATTGGCGGCTCGCCGGGGAAAGAAAAAAGCACTCGTTGCGATCGCGCACCGAATGCTTGTCACCATTTACTGCATGCTTTCCCGAAAAGAACCGTTTTGGGGACCACAAGTAAGTTAG